From a single Drosophila sulfurigaster albostrigata strain 15112-1811.04 chromosome 3, ASM2355843v2, whole genome shotgun sequence genomic region:
- the LOC133846467 gene encoding peroxisomal membrane protein PEX13 has translation MGDNNNLRSAVINESPILSTPYGNVRSLPAPPPVPQSPFQQQSSYGYGGGYGNPGGYGMGFGSYNTGGLGGFGAGYGGGYGGYGSMAGLGAFGGGYGGYNRFGGMNASDPEQRFIQMAEASSRPAFQSIESLVSAIANIASMLDSTFFALTSSFRAILGVAANFGRLRSVFSQFWASFAIFRGLNWIYRKILYWLRLSNMDPSSDAFKKAFAEALNDKSGQQGNGPHVPRKGTSPWPVLAFISFIFTAPYLIMKLLGTVTNTAQEEARNPAKWTAPIQTQAVYDFQARNEGELSLRAGQTIQVAPREIQQTLQLLNSGWALASTNGQTSGIVPINYVKSPHQLRQERQEINTKPMQPQPELMNLSANAFPNPPFEQQMNYDFSLAAQQQQPLGPPSTAATILDEGFA, from the exons atgggCGACAACAATAATCTTCGAAGTGCCGTTATAAACGAGTCACCCATACTGAGCACACCGTACGGCAATGTGAGGTCACTTCCAGCCCCTCCCCCAGTGCCACAGTCCCCCTTCCAACAGCAGAGTTCCTATGGTTATGGGGGAGGTTACGGAAATCCTGGTGGATATGGAATGGGATTTGGCAGCTATAATACGGGTGGATTGGGCGGCTTTGGAGCTGGCTATGGCGGTGGCTATGGAGGATATGGTAGCATGGCAGGATTAGGTGCCTTTGGCGGTGGCTACGGCGGCTACAATCGATTTGGTGGAATGAACGCCAGCGATCCAGAGCAACGATTCATCCAAATGGCCGAGGCCAGTTCGCGTCCAGCTTTTCAAAGCATCGAATCGTTGGTGTCTGCCATTGCAAACATTGCGTCCATGCTGGACTCCACATTCTTTGCGTTAACAAGTTCCTTTCGTGCCATTCTCGGCGTGGCCGCCAACTTTGGCCGCCTGCGCAGCGTGTTCTCACAATTCTGGGCATCTTTTGCCATCTTCCGTGGCTTAAATTGGATTTACAGAAA AATTCTTTACTGGCTGCGCTTGTCTAACATGGACCCTTCGTCAGATGCATTTAAGAAGGCCTTTGCCGAAGCTCTCAATGATAAGAGTGGACAGCAAGGCAATGGGCCACACGTGCCACGCAAAGGCACATCCCCTTGGCCAGTGCTGGCTTTCATTAGCTTCATCTTTACGGCTCCTTATCTGATCATGAAGTTGCTGGGCACAGTTACGAATACGGCACAGGAAGAAG CTCGCAACCCCGCCAAGTGGACCGCACCGATTCAGACACAAGCTGTTTACGATTTTCAAGCTCGCAATGAAGGCGAGTTGTCGTTGCGTGCCGGCCAAACAATTCAAGTGGCTCCCCGCGAGATTCAACAGACTCTGCAGCTGCTCAACTCGGGTTGGGCATTGGCCTCCACAAACGGACAGACCTCAGGCATAGTACCAATCAATTATGTGAAATCCCCACATCAACTGCGGCAGGAACGACAGGAGATCAACACAAAGCCAATGCAACCACAACCTGAACTGATGAATCTTTCTGCAAATGCATTCCCTAATCCGCCCTTTGAACAGCAAATGAACTACGACTTTAGTTTAGCtgcccagcaacagcagccgttGGGTCCGCCATCGACGGCAGCAACGATTCTCGACGAAGGTTTTGCCTAA
- the LOC133846465 gene encoding WD repeat-containing protein CG11141 yields the protein MANSKEMCLREWAPLTEVMELIPAARRGFFPSNLNITCVDAIEDFLALGSDAGIVFWYNRRSGEMQKLKAEVSTRITCVKIVNSVEYMVAAGSANGQVSVFQIQKELPPDLDLVAPCTRSKPIERYTIRDLHRCVVSCCEWSKNGMKLYSGDRQGVVVLTEFDYQTHQSKSLEILSEAYEIVQLSVYQSYLLVATLYRCIVCRRDVQTNKWQITQVGKKDRKQLIDCGGVFLKPSTTSTTTDNVPQIICGRPGLRFWVADALGNVAKTIIFNEAVLKNPAWEIPLLNPKQRSHLSNGTDAAVASGSNDAFVASRNFREINLYDGRDALLVTHDDATLYILNLERLRVEASASGFRKILDFCVCGKEIFVLEGERSLLRLAPMPEPPNKTAKVIFNPMMPPPLPMMGASPYSKLELESPVEMEPTLNSAEECFELPAIEKLDLNVPVELAVESPLTQQNRRLEIFQRIGEMDFDQSILHTSGTTSHKKRKVSVGKQNAVVGGIVEIGQETHERRLPLTSAATLMEASYCQMENNGLVSPMDMKAAFIQHLPDALTPTTLQKTIAEKAKTLAAELDLPEVHLAPVNEEELRSKLTPQTTTSLINCYPSRLETTSVQTTPRKKAAIDDAEDYSTGQPVDGICASTSKASVAPLKFVKSQPKCDDPSKQEYTSFLPDFRCAGDPFKKEAAPPTADSNSSSEWEFLDN from the exons ATGGCCAACAGCAAAGAGATGTGCCTAAGAGAATGGGCGCCACTTACCGAAGTAATGGAGCTTATTCCAGCAGCACGGCGGGGTTTCTTTCCCTCAAACTTAAATATTACCTGTGTGGATGCTATTGAAGACTTCCTTGCTTTGGGTAGCGACGCGGGTATAGTCTTCTGGTATAATCGTCGGTCCGGTGAAATGCAGAAACTCAAAGCAGAG GTATCTACACGTATAACGTGCGTAAAGATAGTAAATTCAGTGGAATACATGGTGGCAGCTGGCAGTGCTAACGGTCAAGTTAGcgtttttcaaattcaaaaggAGCTGCCACCGGACTTGGACTTGGTTGCACCTTGCACACGCAGCAAACCCATTGAACGCTATACGATTCGGGATCTGCACCGTTGTGTAGTCAGCTGCTGTGAGTGGTCCAAGAATGGCATGAAGTTGTATTCGGGGGACCGACAAGGCGTTGTTGTCCTCACGGAATTTGATTATCAGACG CATCAAAGTAAATCCTTGGAGATACTCAGTGAAGCTTATGAGATTGTACAGCTTAGCGTTTATCAGAGTTATTTGTTGGTGGCCACACTTTATCGCTGCATCGTCTGTCGACGCGATGTCCAGACCAATAAGTGGCAAATCACTCAAGTTGGCAAAAAGGATCGCAAACAACTTATCGACTGCGGTGGAGTATTCCTAAAACCATCGACAACGTCAACGACAACAGATAACGTGCCACAAATCATTTGCGGACGACCAGGACTACGTTTTTGGGTAGCCGATGCCCTTGGAAATGTTGCCAAGACAATTATCTTTAACGAGGCGGTGTTAAAGAATCCCGCCTGGGAGATTCCATTGCTGAATCCTAAGCAACGCAGCCATCTATCAAATGGCACTGATGCAGCTGTTGCTAGCGGCAGCAACGATGCCTTTGTGGCCAGTAGAAACTTTcgtgaaattaatttatacgATGGCCGGGATGCGCTGCTAGTCACCCATGACGATGCCACATTGTACATACTTAATCTGGAACGCTTGAGAGTTGAGGCCTCAGCTAGTGGCTTTCGTAAGATTTTGGATTTCTGTGTTTGCGGCAAGGAAATATTTGTGCTAGAAGGCGAGCGTTCGTTGCTTCGCTTAGCTCCAATGCCGGAGCCTCCGAATAAAACGGCGAAGGTTATATTCAATCCAATGATGCCGCCACCGTTGCCAATGATGGGTGCTTCACCCTACTCTAAGCTGGAACTAGAATCACCAGTGGAAATGGAGCCAACGTTAAATAGCGCTGAGGAGTGCTTTGAATTGCCAGCCATAGAAAAACTGGACTTGAATGTACCTGTCGAGCTGGCCGTTGAGTCTCCATTGACCCAGCAAAATCGTCGCTTGGAAATCTTTCAGCGGATCGGTGAGATGGACTTCGATCAATCCATTTTGCACACCAGCGGCACAACGAGCCACAAGAAGCGTAAAGTTTCGGtgggcaaacaaaatgcagttGTCGGAGGAATCGTGGAAATCGGACAAGAGACACATGAACGCAGATTGCCTTTGACCAGTGCGGCAACTCTCATGGAAGCCAGTTACTGCCAAATGGAGAA CAATGGATTGGTTTCTCCAATGGATATGAAAGCCGCGTTCATACAGCATCTGCCGGATGCGTTGACTCCAACCACGTTGCAGAAAACCATTGCGGAAAAGGCCAAAACATTGGCAGCCGAATTGGATTTACCAGAAGTGCATTTGGCTCCAGTCAATGAGGAGGAGCTACGCTCTAAGCTTACGCCACAGACAACTACATCGTTGATCAACTGTTATCCCTCCAGGCTTGAGACGACCAGCGTGCAGACAACGCCACGCAAAAAAGCCGCAATTGACGATGCTGAAGATTACAGTACTGGGCAGCCTGTGGATGGCATTTGTGCGAGCACCTCAAAGGCCTCGGTGGCTCCcttaaaatttgtgaaatcTCAACCAAAGTGCGACGATCCATCCAAACAGGAATACACAAGTTTTCTGCCTGATTTCCGTTGCGCTGGCGATCCATTCAAAAAGGAGGCGGCACCGCCAACAGCTGATTCGAATTCATCTAGTGAATGGGAATTCCTGGATAACTAA